Proteins encoded within one genomic window of Bacteroidia bacterium:
- a CDS encoding HipA domain-containing protein codes for MSNCLFCYQPLAANEQDFHISCSKKIFGQPSPPDLPYSEEDLEQLAKEVIQSQTAVTGVQAKLSLHITGNTKGGTKRKFTIVGLWGGYILKPPTALYPQLPEVEDVTMHLAQLAKIKTAPHSLIRLQSGNRAYITKRIDRSKKGKLAMEDMCQLTERLTEDKYHGSYEQIGKAIQKHSVTPGLDVVNFFELVLFSFLTGNADMHLKNFSLLEQPGLGMTLSPAYDLVNTALVNPADEEEMALTINGRKKKLNKQDFVAAMNTLKVEEKQQENIFNKMAKALPKWQELIDRSFMSYEYKEQYKAILTERMQRLQ; via the coding sequence ATGAGCAACTGTCTGTTTTGTTATCAGCCCCTGGCCGCAAACGAGCAGGATTTTCATATATCCTGTTCAAAGAAAATTTTTGGACAGCCTTCTCCTCCGGATTTGCCCTATTCAGAGGAAGACCTGGAACAATTGGCCAAAGAGGTAATACAGAGCCAAACAGCAGTAACAGGAGTGCAGGCTAAGCTGTCCCTGCACATCACCGGCAATACTAAAGGTGGCACCAAACGCAAATTTACTATTGTGGGCTTATGGGGTGGGTATATTTTGAAACCGCCTACCGCTTTGTACCCGCAATTGCCGGAAGTGGAAGATGTAACCATGCATTTGGCCCAATTAGCCAAAATAAAAACAGCACCACATAGTTTAATTCGTCTGCAATCTGGCAACCGGGCGTATATAACCAAGCGGATAGACCGTTCTAAAAAGGGGAAATTGGCCATGGAAGATATGTGTCAACTTACCGAACGGCTAACCGAAGACAAATACCATGGCAGCTATGAGCAGATTGGCAAAGCCATTCAAAAGCACTCAGTAACTCCAGGTTTGGATGTGGTGAATTTTTTTGAACTAGTGCTCTTCTCTTTCCTTACAGGCAATGCCGATATGCATTTGAAGAATTTCTCCTTACTGGAGCAGCCGGGCTTGGGTATGACTTTGTCACCGGCTTACGATTTGGTGAATACTGCCTTAGTAAATCCTGCCGATGAAGAAGAAATGGCATTAACCATCAATGGCCGGAAGAAGAAGCTTAACAAGCAGGACTTTGTTGCAGCGATGAATACATTGAAGGTGGAAGAAAAGCAGCAGGAAAACATCTTTAACAAGATGGCCAAGGCGTTGCCCAAATGGCAGGAGTTGATAGACCGCAGTTTTATGAGTTATGAATATAAAGAACAGTATAAAGCAATTTTAACGGAAAGAATGCAACGCTTACAATAG
- a CDS encoding HipA N-terminal domain-containing protein, with protein MRKAAIKIEEQLAGWLTQDEQGYHFVYARAYAAQPGAQPVSLTLPLREAPYTSKVLFPFFDGLIPEGWLLDIAEKNWKLNPRDRMGLLLACCKNCIGAVSVEEVKEEDTP; from the coding sequence ATGCGTAAAGCGGCTATAAAAATAGAAGAGCAATTAGCCGGATGGCTTACCCAGGATGAGCAAGGGTATCATTTTGTATACGCCCGGGCGTATGCAGCACAGCCGGGCGCCCAGCCGGTAAGTTTAACCTTGCCGCTTCGTGAAGCACCTTACACATCAAAAGTACTGTTCCCTTTTTTTGATGGCCTGATACCGGAAGGGTGGTTGCTGGATATAGCTGAAAAGAACTGGAAACTGAATCCCAGAGATCGGATGGGATTATTGTTGGCCTGTTGTAAAAATTGCATCGGTGCAGTGAGTGTAGAGGAAGTAAAAGAGGAGGATACACCATGA